The DNA segment CCACTCGACGAAGTCGGCGATCTCGTTGTCGTAGAAGCCCGTCGCCGCCAGATTCTCGGTGAAGAAGGCCTCCAGGTTTTCCCGCTCGACCAGCCAGCCCTCGTCGCGCTGCCAGACGTCGGGCACGGCGGCCTCGTAGAACAGGTAGTCGTAGGTCGGCTCGGAGCGCAGCCCCAGAGCGTGACCCGCGCCGTCCAGGCTGTCCCAGTGCAGCTCCTGAACCTGGTACAGCGTGCCGTCGGGATCGGCGAAGACCCGCCAGACGTGCTCGTACTCCGGCTCGCTGACCGTCACCCCGCCGCCGGCGGGGAAACCGAGGGCGACGGTGAGCGGCTCGGTCTCGACGGGATAGAGGTAGATGTTCGGCTTCTCGACCTCCGGCAGCGGGTAGAGGGCGAAGTTGAGGTGGCGCTCCCCGCCGGGGACCAGCTCGAGGCCCAGATTGTAGCAGGGCTCGTAGTAGGCGGCACGGCAGACGAGGTCGTAAAGGCCGGGCTCGAGGCCCGTCAGGCGGTAGCGCCCCTCGGCGTCGGTGGTGATCGAGTAGTCCGCCTCCTCGGTGAACAGCCAGGGATGGTCCTCCAGCGCCAGGGAGGGCGGCAGGGCCTCCTCGGCGGGCTGTTCCTCTTCCTCCACCGCGGCTCGCTCCAGCGGGGGAACGACGTAGAGCTCGATCAGCGCCCCGTCCGCCGGTACGCCCTCCAGGTCGTAGACCATACCGTAGAGCACGGCCGCACCGGCGGGCATCACTGCCGCAATCAGCAACAGCGACACTGGACCGGCTTTCATCATTCCTCCCGGGATCATTCCACCTGGCGACCGCTGACGTTATCCAGCACCACGCCCCACTCCACGGCGGTGAAGCCCCCTCGGCGGAACTCCGGGATCACCGGCGGACTGACCAGGGCGAACAGCGGATCCACGTTCTCGATAACGTAGAGCAGCCGCAGGAAGCTGTCCGGCGCCGGGTCGATCTTCAGCTCGATCAACGGATCCAGACGCGCGTTGAGCTGCGGGTAGATCAGGAACTGCGGCTCCGACAGCTCCTCGAGGCACGGCAGCCAATAGTCGATGAAGTCCTCGATCTCCCGACCGCGGAAACCATACTCGGCCAGGTTCTGGCGCAGGAAGGCCTCGAGGTTCCCCTTCTCGACCAGCCAGCCCTCGTCGCGCTGCCAGTCGTCGGGCACCTCGGCCTCGTAGAAAAAGTAATCGTAGCCGCTGCCGAAGGAACCGTCGGGCTGCACGACGGCGCTCCAACCCCCGGCGTAGGGCGGATCGCTCTCCGTCACCCGGCCCCCGGCGGGGAAGGCCAGGGCGATATCGACCTCCATCGCCTCGGGGGGGTAGAGGTAGAGGTTGGGCTTGCGGGCCACGGCCTCCTCCTGGAAGGGCAGAGCGACCTCGACGCTGCGGACCTCCTTGACGGCTAGCTCGAAGGGTGCGGAGTATTCAATAGCGTGGTTGCGTGCCGAGTAGTAGAGCTGGTAGAAACCCCAGGGCACCTGGAAGCTGAAATAACCGTCCTCATCGGTGGCGGCATTCTCGATTACCGTGGTGTCGTCCTGGTTCCAGGCCCGGTAGTCCTCGGGATCGGCGGGCATCGCCGGAAGCTGGTAGAGGGAGATCAGGGCGTCGGCCAGGGGCTCGCCGCTTTCGGCGTCGAAGACTCGGCCCTCGACGGTGGCACCGGGGATCATCTCCTCGGCGGGTAAAGGATTGGCCGCGGCGGACAGGACGCAGACGAACAGCAGCAGAGCGATACGGCGCATGGGGCTCCTCCTCGATGAGGGAAGATGATGAAACGCCGAGAACGGTCCGGGACCGGCACAGCAATCGTCAACGCCCGGATGAAATGCGGTTGGCCGCCGGGATTCACCGACAGCTTCACCCACGCCGGGTCACCCGCGGAGCCTGTGAGCCGCGGCGATCACCTTCGGCATCCTAAGCGCCGGACATCGGTAGACCGCGCTTGCAACTTCAATCCCAGGCCCAACAACGGCATCCCGGCAGCACTCGAGGACGCCGGAAGGCGACTTCGCTGGAGTGGATTAGTGGATTATAGCCGAAAAATCCCGCCGCCGCCAACAGGCAACGAGAGTAAGCGCCCGTTGAAAAACAGCCCCCGGAATCCCCGCGACGCTGAACGTACCACCACGCCGGAACTGGCACGGTTTTTGCATCTCAGCAACCGTTAAGCAGATGATAACGGTTAGCTTCCGCAAAAACCGTGCCAGTTCCGGCGTGGGCGGGCTGCGCGGCTGGGGTCGGGTTGAGTGGGGCTGTTTTTCAACGGGCGGCGTTCAAGTCCCCGCTCTATGGTTCGGTGACGGGCAGGGTGTTTTGGCGGGTGTTGGGAACTCCGTTCTGCAGTAAGACGTTAACCTAGCGAAGGATACCAAGACAACCCCGCCCGGCGGCGGGCGGGGTGACGGGCAAGCGGTTTCGACTAGAGCTCGACGACGAGGTCGACACCCAGGCCGGCGGCATAGAACAGGGCCGCCAGAAAGGCCTTGAGGTCGATCGTCGACGGATCGTCATAGGATTCGGGGTAGAGGTCCAGGGCGAAGGCCGCCGCCTCGGCGCCGTCGTCGGGCGCGACCTCGATGGTCGGGCGATCCTCGTTGTCGCGGTCGACCGCGGGATCGAGGACGTCGAACAGGCCCAGGATCATCAGGGCGTCGGCGGGGCTCAGGCTGCCGGAGTTGAACAGCGCCGCCAGTACCCGATCGGCGTCGATGTCCAAGGCGACCTCCTCGTCGTCGAGTTCTCCGCGCACCGTCAGTCCCCAAGCCGTGGAGCCCTCGAGGAACTCCTCGCCCCGGGAGCGCATCAGGGCGATGCGGGCCGGGTCGCTGTCGCGCTTTTCGTCGAAGCGCAGCCAGGCCCGGAGGACCCAGGCCGGCCAGCGGTGTTCGAGGCAGAAATGGACCCAGTCCTCGGCCTCGGCGGACAGGGGGTAGCCGAGGGTACCCAGACAGCCGAAGCCTTCGGAGAGGACGTCGGCCGGGCACTCCTCGCAGTGGTAGGCGAAGGCTTCGAGCTTCTCCGCCTCCTCCATCAGGTTCAGCAGGGGCTCGGTGATCTCGGTCAGGCCGTCGAGGGTGACGAAGCGGTGGGTCACCTGGACCTCGCGGAAGCTGAGGTCCTGCTCCCGGGCCTCTTTCTTGGCGGCCTTGGCCAGCAGGCGCCAGGTGCAGGCGGTGCGGAAGGCCTCCGCCCCCCCGAGGGCGCGCTTGACCGGACAGTCGTAGCTGATGGTGTACTCGATGGGCATACTCTCTCCCGGTTGGCGCGGCGTTCGCTCGGGTCGAGGGTATGATACCCCGCCCCCGGCGTCTTGTAAAGCCCGGGGAGCTGGACTATACTTAGCCGCCGCCCCGACGGCGTCGACCTTAGAGAACCTGAACGTCTGGAACTCCGTGAGCGAGAAGCAGAACAGGATCATCGCCCGCAACCGCAAGGCGCGGCACAACTACATCCTCGAGGAGGCCTTCGAGGCCGGTCTGGCCCTCGTCGGCAGCGAGGTCAAGAGCATCCGCGCCGGGCATGTCTCCATCGCCGAGGCCTACGTCCGCATCGAGGACGGCGAGGCCTGGGTGGTGGGTATGCACGTCAAGCGTTACCGTCCCGCCGGTCCCTTCGGTCCCGCCGAGGACCGCCCGCGGCGTCTGTTGCTGCACCGTCGCGAGCTGAAGAAGCTGACCGACGGCGTCGAGCGCAAGGGCCGGACCATCGTGCCGCTGAAGCTCTACTTCCGCGGCGCCTACGCCAAGCTGCAAATCGCCCTGGCCAAGGGCAAGACCCACCGTGACAAGCGCTACGACATCAAGGAGCGCGAAGCGGAGCTGGCCGCCCGCGAGGCCGCCCGGGCCGGCCGGCGTTACACCAGCCGCTACCAGGACTGATGCCCGTCGGTGGTCCTTACGGGTAATCATGCTTGGGCAATCCTCGTCCGCCGCTGCGGCCGACTGCATCCCCGGGAGGTTGGCGTGCGTAGAGCGACCTCGTTGATCATCTTCCTCGGCCTGTTGGTCCCGCCGGTTTTCGCCGGTGTGGCCAGCCTCAACCTTGGTACCACCAGCGCGGGAACCTGGGTCTCCGTCGGCCTGGACGACGAGGCGGAATTCGAGCTTCAGACCGCCGGCGACACCCTGCAGGTGCGGATCGGAGGCGCCGCTCCCGCCTCGACGCTCAGCCGCTCCGGCCGCGGCGCCGTGGCCGGGGTTCGCGTGGTGGCCGACGGCTCCGACGCCCTGCTGATCCTCGAACTCGTTCCCGGCTCCTACTCCTACCGGGCCTACGCCAAGCGCAATCCCTTCCAGGTCTGCGTCGACGTCATCCCCAAGGCGGGTTCGTCGTCCACGCCGGAGTTCGGCGCCGACGCCCGCATCCGCCGCATCGTCCTCGACCCCGGCCACGGCGGCCCGCGCTGGACCGGTACCGCCCTGCCCGACGAGTCCATCGCCGAGAAAACCGCCGTGATGGAGCAGTGCCGGCTCCTCGCGCGCCTGCTCGAGGAGAAGCTCGGCGTCGAGGTCATCCTGACCCGGGACGCCGACTACGAGGTCGGGCTCAAGGGCCGCTGCCTGATGGCCAACGAGATCGACGCCGACCTGTTCATCAGCGTCCACCTGAACGGCGGGCCGCGCTCGGCCCACGGCACCGAGACCTTCTACCTGATCGCCGGCCAGGCCACCGAGACCCGGGCCGCGGCGATGAAGGAGAACGCCGACTTCCAGAGCGACCCCTACCTGGATCAGGTCAACAGCTCCGTCCTGGACTTCATCCTCTCCGACGCCTACCAGACCCAGGTGCTCGACGAATCCGCCCGTCTGGCCCGGGCGGTGCAGGCCGAACTCCTCGACGAACTCGGCCTCACCGACCGCGGCGTCAAGCAGGACAACTTCGCCGTGCTGCGCGGCACCCACATGCCGGCGATCCTCGTCGAGAGCTACTTCATGTCCAACGCCGACGAGGGCTACCGCTACACGAACTCCGAGGGCTACCGCCGGGTGGCCGAGGCCATCTACCGCGGCGTGGCCGCCTACATCGAGGACTACGAGGCCCGGATGCGCTAGGTCGGCCGTCGGCGTCGAAAAACAGCCCGCCGGCCGCCCCGCCCGAGCCCCGCGCCGCCGGAACCGGCACGGTTTTTGCATCTCGGCGCGCGTTGTCGCGGCGGCAACGCTGCGCCTCCGCAAAAACCGTGCCGGTTCCGGCTGGCGATTTTTTTGTCATTGCCGGAGAACAGGCGAATTGCTCGGCGGCGGGCTGTTTTTCGACGCGGCCCGGCGGCAAAGCATAACTCGGGACCCGCCCCCTCCCTTTGGCAACCCCACGACCCGATCTTCAGCGAAGAAAAAACTTGACCAGCCCTTCGACAGCCGTTATGTTGAGTCTGAGCGCGACCCTGGTCGGCGCCGCGGCACAGCCGACGGTGACGGCCCTCAACGCTTGGGCCGCGGGCGGCGATGTCGTCCTGGCCCTCAGCCTGAGCGGCGGGGCGGAGCCCGAGGTCGTCGAGGTGGAGGGGACTGCCTATCTGCTGCCGGGGTTGACCCTCGGCGAGCCGTTGGGGCTCGAGGGTCCTTTTCCCCTGCGGCGGGCGGTGTTGTCCCCCTTCGCCGACGGCGTGCGGTTGGAGCTGGAGCTCGTCGAGCCGGGCTGGGTGGTCGATTGGCGTTGGGAGTCCGAGGTCGGACTGCTTTGCTGCGCGATCGGCGGCGAGGTCGAGGGGGAAATGCCGACGGTGGGCGAGCTGGAGTTGCGGCGCATCGTGTTGGACCCGGGCCACGGTGGTCGTTGGACCGGCGCCGGCGGCGTTTCTTCCGGGGTCTTCGAAAAAGACCTGGTCCTCGAGATCGCCCGTGAGCTGGCCGGGCTGCTGGTGGACGAGCTGGGCTGCGAGGTCGTGCTGACCCGGGAGGGCGACTACGCCGTCGGCCTGCGCGAGCGGGCCCGGCTGGCCGACGAGCTGGCCGCCGACCTGTTCGTCAGCGTTCACTTGAACGGTGGAGCGCCGGGGATGTCGGGCAGCGAGGTCTACGTCCCCGAGTACCGCCGGCCGCAGTCGCCCTGGAGCGGCGGTGGCGGGCGCCGGGCCGGGCTGGAGCTCGAGGATTGCACGCCCTGGCTGTTGCGCTGGGAGGCCGCCCGCCTGCTGGCCGGGCTGCACTTCGAGGTTCTGGATACCGGCGGCGTCGAGCTGGCCGACGGCATCCAGCGGGCCCAGCTCGAGCTCCTCGGCCGATCCGACCGCGGCGTCAAGGCCGCCCCGTTCTTCGTCATCGTCGAGCCCCGCTGCCCCGCCGTGCTGACCGAGAGCCTCTTCCTCTCCGATGGCGAAGAGGAGGCCCTGGTTCTGGATCCCGCGTACCGCGGCCGGGTCGCCCGGGCGCTCTGCCGGGGAATCGTCGATTGGGTCCGCGCCCGTGAACAGCTACCGGATTGGCTGAACTCGATGAGGGGAGAGCCATGAGTCACCCAGGCCGCGCTATCTTGCTTTTGATGTCCCTGGTCGTTCTGCTGCTGCTGCCGACGGGCTGCGGCGACGAGGAAGAGACCCTCGACGAAACCGCGGAGGAGGTCGGCGAGCGTGCCCCCGGCGAGAATGAGGTCCAGCCGCCGATCCCCTACACCGTCGGCCAGACCCGGGAGACCCCGGGCGTCGAGCGCGGGGTGGCCGTCGACATCGTCGTCGAGCCCGGCGTCTACGCCGACGAGCTCGAGGAGCTGTTCACTTGGTTCGAGGAGGTCTGGTATTCCGACCGCACCCTGATCCAGGTCGACGTCTACGACTCCGAGGCGGCCGCCGCCGCGCTCAACTACGACGCCGAGCGCGTCCTGGCCACTTTCCGCTACACCGCCCCCGCCCACCGCGAGGTCGAGATCTACGAGCGGCGTCTCGTCGCCGGTCAGCGGACCAACCCCCGCGAGGAGTTCCGCTCCGGCACCCACAGCGTCTACCTGGGGCCCAAGAGCCGGATGTTCTCCAGCCAGCAGCAGGCCCAGTACCTGCGCAAGATGATGGAGGATCAGCCCAACAAGCAGGTCTACGAGGTCTCCTGGCTCTCCAACGCCTCGAAGGTCGTGCTGACCTACGATGTCACCGGCCGGACCCTGGTCCGGGTGCGCGAGGGCATCGGGCGCGAGATCTGGAGCGAGTTCACCCCGGAGCGCCTCGAGCAGGCCGCCATGGGTGGCGGCTTCGGCGGCAGCGCCGTTCACGGCGAGGATTACATCCGTTTGGACGAGACCGACGCCCAGTAGCTCCTGCGCATTATGAAGGATCATCGAGACGGGCCGTCAGGCCCGTCTTTTTCTTGACAAATATTATCAACTTCAACTATTATTGCTCTGTGTATGTTGATTGCACTAACTTACTTCAAACCTCGGACGACCTTAAAAGGGGCGGAAAATGAAACGGATGCTGTTGCTCGTTTTGGCTTTGGCCTTAGTTGCACCTGCAACCGCCGATGATTGGCACATCGAAACGGTGGATTCGGACGGATATGTTGGCCGGTATACCTCTTTGGCGCTGGATTCCAGCGGCTACCCGCATATTTCATACAACAATTGGGGCGACGTCGACCTCAAGTACGCCGTCTGGAACGGCGCGAGCTGGGAGCTCCAGACGGTGAGTTCGAACGGCTATGTAGGCGAGTACACCTCCCTGGCGCTGGATTCCAGCGACCACCCCCACATCTCGTACTACGACTACGACGACCTCCTCAAGTACGCCGCCTGGAACGGCGCGAGCTGGGAGTTCCAGACGGTAGATTCGGGTGGTGATGCCGGAACCTACACCTCCCTGGCGCTGGATTCCAGCGACCACCCGCACATCTCGTACTTCTACTATGCCAACGACGACCTCAAGTACGCGGATTGGAACGGCGCGAGCTGGGAGCTCGCGACAGTGGATTCGGGTGGTGAAGTCGGCCGGTACACCTCCCTGGCGCTGGATTCCAGCGGTAACCCCCACATCTCGTACTACGACGATACCAACGAAGATCTCAAGTATGCCGCCTGGAACGGTGCGAGCTGGCAGATCGAGACGGTGTATACGGGTGGTGATGTCGGCCGGCACACCTCCCTGGCGCTGGATGCCGGCGGTAACCCCCACATCTCGTACTACGACGATTCCAACGACGATCTCAAGTACGCCGCCTGGAACGGTGGGGACTGGGATCTCGATACCGTGGATTGGTCGGGTTCCCTAGGCCGGTACAACTCCCTGGCGCTGGACTCCAGCGGCAACCCGCACATCTCATACTACGACGCCACCAACGAAGACCTCAAGTACGCGTATTGGAACGGCGCGAGCTGGGAGATCGAGACGGTGGATTCGGATGGTGATGTAGGCGAAGACACCTCCCTGGCGCTGGATTCCAGCGGCTACCCGTATATCTCTTACTACGATGGTGCCAATTACGATCTCAAGTTCGCCACCACCCGCCCGGACTGGGATATAGAGGATGTTGAACTAACAGCTTCGCCCGAGGATGACGGCGTTCTGCTGGGCTGGAGCATCAGCGGCGATCTGCCCGCCGGTGTCCGTGTCCTGCGCGGGGTGGATGATCCCGTCGCCGTGTCGGGCTCGCTGGACGGCACGACCCGCCGCTGGCTGGATCGGGACGTCGAGCCCGGCGGGAGCTACGTCTACTGGCTCGAAACAACGGATAGCGCGGGCCAGGTGCAAAGATTCGGGCCGACGGCGGCCGTCGACGTGCCGGAGCAGGCGCAGCGCTTGACCCTCGATGAACCGTACCCCAACCCGGCGGCTAACAGCGTCAGCATCGCCTTCACCCTGCCCGAGGCCCAGCGCGTCAGCCTGAGCGTCTACGACCTGGCCGGGCGCCGGGTGGCCACGCTGAGCGAGGGCGAACTGCCCGCCGGACGCCACGAGGTCGCCTGGAACTGCGCCGCCGAGGCCGCCGGCGTCTACCTGCTGCGCCTGGAGACGCAAGGCGAGGCGCTCAGCCGCCGGATCGTCGTCGGCCGGTAACGAGTTGTTGATATAGCGGCACACGGGCGGGATTAACATCCCGCCCCTATCGGTATGCCGGCCGGGGGCGTCCTACAGGGATGTTTAGCAACGGCGGGGCTTCCGCCCCGCCGTCGTTCACAATCCGTCACACCGGCCTAATAGCCGTCGTCATAGTAGTAGTAATCGACGTCGGTGTCGGCCATGTTGTTGATGATGTTCATCGAGGTCTCGTGCTGCATCATCATGGTGTCGTACATGATGTCGTAGCTGGCCTGATCCATCGCCCCGCCGCCGGAGCCCGAGGCCGAGGCGCCGCCGCCGGAGTAGTCATATCCGCCCGAGGTGTCGGCGTACTGGTCGTAGCTCTCGTAGGTGGTGTCCGAGGTGCCCCAGGGGTAGAACTGACCGCTGGCGTAGTCGTAGTAGTACCAGAAGTCGTTGGTGGGGTCGTAGGCGTAATAGAAGCCGTTGACCGGTTCGTAGAAGTAGTAGTAGTAACCGTCCGCGGTGGCGTAGAGTCCGGAGGTCTCGTCGTAGTACCAGCCCTCCTGAGCGTAGCAGGCCAGGGCGGTGAAGACCAACAGCAGGAGCAGGGCTTTTTTCATTCTTCCTCCAGGTGGTGGATGGCTGTCCCGGAATTCTGGGCCCGGCCTAATAGTCGGGCTCGTCGGTATAGTAGTAGTAATCGGCGCTGCCGTCGATGGCCTCGATGGCGTTCATGCTGGCGGCGTGCTCCTCGTTGAGGACGTTCATCATGGTGTTGTAGGTGCTCTGGTCCATCTCGCCGCCGCCGCCGCCGCCGGCGTAGCCCGAGCCGGCGTAGTCGTCGTAGGAGTTGTAGGTGCTGGTCGAGGTGCCGTAGGGATAGTACTGACCGGTGGCGTAATCGTAGTAGTAGTAAACGTCGGTGGCGGGCTCGTAGGCGTAGTAGATGCCGTAGTAGGGCGAGTAGAAGTAGTAGTAATAGCCGTCGGAGGTTACATAGTTCCCGCTGGCCTCGTCGTAGTACCAGCCGGAGTAGTCCTGGGCGCCGGCGGCGACGACGAAGACGAACAACAACAGCAGCAGGGTGGACTTGCGCATGGTTTATCTCCCGGTTTGCGGTGGAACCGCAGGTTAGGTTGAAGCGACTGTGGTGTCGCGTTATCAGCTTCAGCTTATAAGAGTATAGCGACGCCGCGAGAATTTCACTGTTAACTTCGTCACACACGCCCCGGTTGTCTAGCCGGTTGTCTAGGAGGATGGGCTTTGTTACTATTTGAGCCTTGTTTTTTCTTCTCCTTCATCCGTTCGCTTCGCGCCAGCCGGGAGACTGACAATGGGTAAGGATAAACCGCAGCTGCTCAAACCCCAGGGACCGGCCAAGTGGAACCGCCGCTCGGCCTTCATCCTGGCGGCCATCGGCTCGGCCGTCGGCCTGGGCAATGTCTGGCGCTTCCCCTTCGTCTGCTACGAGAACGGGGGCGGCGCCTTTCTGATACCCTACCTGGTGGCCATCATCACCGCCGGCATCCCGCTGATGATCCTCGAATTCAGCCTGGGACACAAGATGGCCTCGGGTGCGCCGATCAGCTTCGCCAAGGCCCGCAAGAAAGCCGAGTGGGTCGGTTGGCTGATGGTCATCGTCGGCTTCGTGATCACCATCTACTACGCCGTGATCATGAGCTGGTGCTTCAACTACGTCTTCCAGGCCATCAACAGTCTGGGCTGGGGCAACGATCCCAGCGGCTTCTTCAATGAAACCCTGTTGCAGGCCACGGGAGGTCCGGGCTCCATCGGGGGCTTGAGCTGGCCCCTGGTCATCGGGCTGATCCTGACCTGGGTGGCCATCTACTTCGCCATCCGCAAAGGCGCCCGCAGCGTGGGCAAGGTCGTCCTGCTGACCGTGCCGTTGCCCTGGCTGCTGCTGGTGATCATGGCCGTGCGCGGGGTAACCCTCGAGGGCTCGGCCGCCGGGTTGAATTACTTCCTCAACCCCGACTGGAGCAGGCTCCTCGACCCCGGCGTCTGGCTGTCGGCCTACGGCCAGGTCTTCTTCAGCTTCTCCCTGGCCTTCGGGGTGATGATCACCTACGCCAGCTACCTGCCCAAGAAGTCCGACATCAACAACAACGCCGTGATCATCAGCCTCTCCGACGCGGCGACCAGCTTCCTCGCCGGGCTGACCGTCTTCGCCACCCTGGGTTTCCTGGCCCGCACCGGCCATCAGACCGTCGGGGAGGTGATGACCGGCGGACCGGGTCTGGTTTTCGCCGTCTACCCGACGATCTTCAACCAGATGCCCTTCTGGCCGGGCTTCTTCGCCGCCATCTTCTTCATCATGCTGCTGCTGTTGGGCATCGACAGCGCCTTCAGCCTCGTCG comes from the Candidatus Coatesbacteria bacterium genome and includes:
- the smpB gene encoding SsrA-binding protein SmpB gives rise to the protein MSEKQNRIIARNRKARHNYILEEAFEAGLALVGSEVKSIRAGHVSIAEAYVRIEDGEAWVVGMHVKRYRPAGPFGPAEDRPRRLLLHRRELKKLTDGVERKGRTIVPLKLYFRGAYAKLQIALAKGKTHRDKRYDIKEREAELAAREAARAGRRYTSRYQD
- a CDS encoding sodium-dependent transporter, whose translation is MGKDKPQLLKPQGPAKWNRRSAFILAAIGSAVGLGNVWRFPFVCYENGGGAFLIPYLVAIITAGIPLMILEFSLGHKMASGAPISFAKARKKAEWVGWLMVIVGFVITIYYAVIMSWCFNYVFQAINSLGWGNDPSGFFNETLLQATGGPGSIGGLSWPLVIGLILTWVAIYFAIRKGARSVGKVVLLTVPLPWLLLVIMAVRGVTLEGSAAGLNYFLNPDWSRLLDPGVWLSAYGQVFFSFSLAFGVMITYASYLPKKSDINNNAVIISLSDAATSFLAGLTVFATLGFLARTGHQTVGEVMTGGPGLVFAVYPTIFNQMPFWPGFFAAIFFIMLLLLGIDSAFSLVEAKAEAWITKLGLRRKPTLLVICTIAMLFGLFFATGSGIYWLDIVDNFINKFGLVLGGLFECIVLGWLYGSRKLREYANKQSEIRIGRWWDFMIKYFTPLILLVTFGLDLYRTISEGYGGYPDWAVFVGGWAVVAVIFALSFIFSRIRSNKQAAPVAAGGGSDV
- a CDS encoding T9SS type A sorting domain-containing protein, whose protein sequence is MKRMLLLVLALALVAPATADDWHIETVDSDGYVGRYTSLALDSSGYPHISYNNWGDVDLKYAVWNGASWELQTVSSNGYVGEYTSLALDSSDHPHISYYDYDDLLKYAAWNGASWEFQTVDSGGDAGTYTSLALDSSDHPHISYFYYANDDLKYADWNGASWELATVDSGGEVGRYTSLALDSSGNPHISYYDDTNEDLKYAAWNGASWQIETVYTGGDVGRHTSLALDAGGNPHISYYDDSNDDLKYAAWNGGDWDLDTVDWSGSLGRYNSLALDSSGNPHISYYDATNEDLKYAYWNGASWEIETVDSDGDVGEDTSLALDSSGYPYISYYDGANYDLKFATTRPDWDIEDVELTASPEDDGVLLGWSISGDLPAGVRVLRGVDDPVAVSGSLDGTTRRWLDRDVEPGGSYVYWLETTDSAGQVQRFGPTAAVDVPEQAQRLTLDEPYPNPAANSVSIAFTLPEAQRVSLSVYDLAGRRVATLSEGELPAGRHEVAWNCAAEAAGVYLLRLETQGEALSRRIVVGR